A genomic window from Haladaptatus caseinilyticus includes:
- a CDS encoding DUF7388 family protein: MLTSSHAITRTGLDAVALKPTECNVRRALELPLDTVTIDYEGREHLPDEETLAELAAETTLRLTVPVRADGFDPLGDDSLFDRLPDEAGQVLVAGHPAYLSDREKSRAIAPRLGAALERTSDAWVGTEGVKRIATATGATQFELLSRSTDRELRALRAAGFEGTIAVYAPTALTDEEDTILDAVGEYVSRRNPVARALPDGAKADARATGRARDVLSAASRDFALVGSEDEVGERVSELKDAGADVVVGYPARGIDPFLG; this comes from the coding sequence ATGTTAACCAGTAGCCACGCCATCACACGAACCGGTCTCGATGCTGTCGCACTGAAACCGACCGAGTGTAACGTGCGTCGCGCGCTGGAGTTACCCCTCGATACGGTCACCATAGACTACGAGGGGCGCGAACACCTCCCCGACGAAGAAACGCTCGCCGAACTCGCCGCCGAAACGACCCTCCGACTGACGGTTCCCGTCCGGGCGGACGGGTTCGACCCACTCGGGGACGATTCGTTGTTCGACCGACTCCCTGACGAGGCGGGGCAGGTCCTCGTAGCGGGTCATCCCGCCTATCTCTCCGATCGCGAGAAAAGCCGGGCGATCGCTCCTCGACTCGGGGCCGCGCTCGAGCGCACGTCCGACGCGTGGGTCGGCACCGAAGGCGTGAAGCGAATCGCCACTGCGACAGGGGCGACGCAGTTCGAACTCCTCTCGCGTTCGACCGACCGCGAACTGCGCGCCCTTCGAGCCGCCGGGTTCGAGGGAACGATTGCGGTGTACGCCCCGACCGCCCTCACGGACGAGGAGGATACTATCCTCGACGCAGTCGGTGAGTACGTCTCCCGACGCAATCCGGTCGCCCGAGCGCTTCCGGACGGCGCGAAAGCCGACGCTCGCGCCACAGGGCGTGCCCGCGACGTGCTCTCGGCGGCAAGTCGGGACTTCGCGTTGGTCGGGAGCGAAGACGAGGTCGGAGAGCGTGTCTCCGAGTTGAAGGACGCTGGAGCGGACGTCGTCGTCGGATATCCCGCGCGCGGAATCGATCCCTTTCTGGGGTAA
- a CDS encoding creatininase family protein, giving the protein MSLLHEHTTTTAKDAFADVEIALLPTGSVEQHGPALPLGTDFLAAEAVAHTISDREDVVCLPTIPVGVSEHHRQFDGTLWTAPETFENYIGDIVSSIASHGVRKVVIVNGHGGNSGALQRVARRLRREEVAFAVPWNWWGGIGEVLDDEFGVGITHADEIETSMLLAIAEDLVREAALDDAETGAGETWGKDVHGANVGFDTIDFSESGVVGHPTEGSRDAGERLLAASSDELDALVEWLGEREMAALWPEEHR; this is encoded by the coding sequence ATGAGTCTGCTTCACGAACACACGACCACGACGGCGAAAGATGCGTTCGCCGACGTCGAAATCGCGCTTCTCCCCACGGGAAGCGTCGAACAGCACGGTCCCGCGCTCCCGCTGGGGACGGATTTTCTGGCGGCTGAAGCGGTCGCCCACACGATCTCCGACCGCGAGGACGTAGTTTGTCTGCCGACGATTCCGGTCGGTGTAAGCGAACACCACCGTCAGTTCGACGGAACGCTCTGGACCGCTCCGGAAACGTTCGAAAACTACATCGGCGATATCGTCTCCAGCATCGCCAGCCACGGTGTGCGGAAGGTCGTCATCGTCAACGGGCACGGCGGCAACAGCGGTGCGCTCCAGCGCGTCGCGCGTCGACTTCGGCGCGAGGAAGTCGCTTTCGCCGTCCCGTGGAACTGGTGGGGCGGAATCGGTGAAGTGCTGGACGACGAGTTCGGGGTCGGCATCACTCACGCCGACGAAATCGAGACGAGCATGCTCCTCGCCATCGCCGAAGATCTCGTGCGGGAGGCCGCGCTCGACGACGCCGAAACCGGTGCAGGCGAGACGTGGGGGAAGGACGTTCACGGCGCGAACGTCGGCTTCGACACCATCGACTTCTCCGAGAGCGGTGTCGTCGGACATCCGACCGAAGGATCGCGAGACGCGGGCGAGCGACTGCTCGCCGCGTCGAGCGACGAACTCGATGCGCTGGTCGAATGGCTTGGTGAACGGGAGATGGCCGCCCTCTGGCCGGAGGAACACCGATGA
- a CDS encoding NAD(P)/FAD-dependent oxidoreductase codes for MRVAIVGGGAVGVTAAHDLAVHGEDVVLFEKGNIPNEDASTGRAAGVLYDAFAAPEDARIGERAIERFREFSGTGGFEFVETPYVWFARIGDEKRARAIREQVPRMQEQGRDVSFIDDDVLAERYPTLNTEDVAVAAIGRNTGRTDPGSYAKAVAEEAKKAGAEIRTGIEVAVRFDPPRIVSEDGDEVFDAVVVATGVHTKRVLGDAGIAVPLKPYRVQALTCEFEDDTDVPMVYDATEGYYLRPHPDGLLAGDGTEEVESDPDEWKRESDEEFVSAMEDRLAHRLGANSREFAPNVERSWAGLCNATPDYDPLLGELRPGLYVAAGWQGHGFMRAPGLGEAVARDVLGEGGIPEFDPTRFTGDEEFDIVEGMAVE; via the coding sequence ATGAGGGTCGCAATCGTCGGCGGCGGCGCAGTCGGTGTGACCGCAGCACACGACCTCGCAGTTCACGGGGAAGACGTCGTGCTGTTCGAAAAAGGTAACATTCCAAACGAGGATGCAAGTACGGGACGGGCAGCAGGTGTCCTGTACGACGCCTTCGCCGCTCCCGAAGACGCTCGAATCGGCGAGCGCGCGATAGAGCGATTCCGCGAATTTTCGGGGACGGGCGGGTTCGAATTCGTAGAAACGCCGTACGTTTGGTTCGCCCGGATCGGTGACGAAAAGCGAGCAAGGGCCATTCGCGAACAGGTGCCACGGATGCAAGAGCAAGGCCGAGACGTATCGTTCATCGACGACGACGTCCTCGCGGAGCGCTATCCGACGTTGAATACCGAAGACGTGGCCGTCGCCGCGATTGGCCGAAATACGGGGCGAACCGACCCGGGAAGCTACGCCAAAGCCGTCGCCGAGGAGGCAAAAAAAGCGGGTGCCGAGATTCGAACCGGCATCGAAGTTGCGGTTCGATTCGATCCACCACGTATCGTTTCCGAGGACGGCGACGAGGTGTTCGATGCGGTAGTCGTCGCCACTGGCGTCCATACGAAACGCGTTCTGGGGGATGCCGGAATCGCAGTCCCGCTGAAGCCGTATCGGGTGCAGGCGCTCACCTGCGAGTTCGAGGACGACACCGACGTTCCGATGGTGTACGACGCGACCGAAGGCTACTATCTGCGTCCGCATCCCGACGGTCTGCTGGCGGGAGATGGCACCGAAGAAGTGGAAAGTGACCCGGACGAGTGGAAACGCGAGAGTGACGAGGAGTTCGTCTCAGCCATGGAAGACCGCCTCGCGCATCGACTGGGCGCGAACTCGCGCGAGTTCGCGCCGAACGTCGAACGGTCGTGGGCCGGACTCTGCAACGCGACGCCGGATTACGATCCGCTCCTCGGTGAACTACGCCCCGGTCTCTACGTCGCCGCGGGATGGCAAGGCCACGGATTCATGCGGGCGCCGGGACTCGGCGAAGCGGTCGCGAGGGACGTCCTCGGAGAGGGTGGAATCCCGGAATTCGACCCGACACGGTTCACCGGCGACGAGGAGTTCGACATCGTCGAAGGGATGGCAGTCGAATAG
- a CDS encoding Hsp20/alpha crystallin family protein, whose amino-acid sequence MTLRDIGRSTATAVASRIGRAASKVQEKRPIPSDLLESEDAYLVVFDAAGATGSDIQVRFAEDAILVRIDRFREFHDGYDTVYPGRGMSLDGRVELPADAEVDAKDATATLTDSGTLEVLVPKTG is encoded by the coding sequence ATGACGCTCCGCGATATCGGTCGTTCGACCGCGACAGCAGTCGCCTCTCGTATCGGTCGTGCCGCGAGCAAGGTGCAAGAAAAGCGCCCGATTCCGTCCGACCTGCTGGAAAGCGAGGACGCCTACCTCGTCGTCTTCGACGCGGCGGGTGCGACGGGAAGCGACATCCAGGTTCGATTCGCCGAGGACGCAATTCTCGTTCGAATCGACCGCTTTCGTGAGTTCCACGACGGCTACGACACGGTGTATCCCGGACGCGGGATGTCGCTCGACGGCCGTGTCGAACTCCCAGCGGACGCCGAGGTAGACGCGAAAGATGCGACCGCGACGCTGACCGATTCGGGAACGCTCGAAGTTCTCGTCCCGAAAACCGGGTAG
- a CDS encoding DUF7559 family protein has translation MPATLEVKCTDDDCELDMFEMHYTYDMPDEVGVADFNCPYCGGTDCLSAIEL, from the coding sequence ATGCCCGCGACCCTTGAGGTGAAATGCACGGACGACGACTGCGAACTGGATATGTTCGAGATGCACTACACCTACGACATGCCCGACGAGGTCGGTGTAGCGGATTTCAACTGTCCGTACTGTGGTGGAACCGACTGTCTCTCTGCCATCGAACTATGA
- a CDS encoding radical SAM protein, whose product MIDPGATGTGTTDPTALDVTLVDGYVDEPAHFGVPPYISTYPRYTAGALVDAGVPAAQITYHTIDELREDNAKWNDVADADLFIYIGGMTVPGKYVGGTPAEPDEVRKMAWTADGTSLMGGPVKFGVGDENAGGTETKRDDLDFDFVAKGDVEAAAYDLVESGLEGFGNRMRDNEEIDRWAENGAFVVEQHPNHPDYLICEMETSRGCPYRCSFCTEPLYGNPSFREPESVIGEVEGLYERGARHFRLGRQADILAYGGDGEKPNPAALRKLYGGIRDVAPDIGTLHLDNMNPITIVEWPELSREGIRVIAEYNTAGDTAAFGLESADPVVQEENNLNVTAEECFEAVRIVNEEAGWRPGEDGENAPTFGSEAETRLPKLLPGINLLHGLKGERRETFDHNRAFLQRVYDEGLMLRRVNIRQVMAFSGTEMNDVGADIANDHKKLFKQYKRAVREEIDNPMLQRVAPPGTVLPNVHLEYHQDGRTFGRQLGTYPLLVGIPGERELGRTIDVAVVDHGFRSVTGVPYPLDVNSATMDELTAIPGLGKQRAGNVIVNRPYETPDDLAEAVDVDLSKFARAEKPGRAD is encoded by the coding sequence ATGATCGACCCCGGAGCCACTGGGACGGGAACAACAGACCCGACGGCCCTCGACGTGACGCTCGTGGATGGTTACGTCGACGAACCGGCCCACTTCGGCGTGCCGCCGTACATTTCGACGTACCCCCGATACACGGCTGGGGCGCTCGTGGATGCGGGAGTGCCAGCGGCACAAATCACCTACCACACCATCGACGAACTCCGCGAGGACAACGCGAAATGGAACGATGTGGCGGACGCAGACCTGTTCATCTACATCGGTGGGATGACCGTCCCCGGCAAGTACGTCGGCGGAACACCCGCCGAACCGGACGAAGTTCGCAAGATGGCGTGGACGGCCGACGGAACGAGCCTGATGGGTGGCCCGGTCAAGTTCGGCGTCGGCGACGAGAATGCGGGTGGTACGGAAACGAAACGCGACGACCTCGATTTCGATTTCGTCGCGAAAGGTGATGTGGAAGCTGCGGCCTATGATCTCGTAGAAAGCGGGCTGGAAGGCTTCGGCAACCGTATGCGGGATAACGAGGAGATCGACCGCTGGGCCGAAAACGGCGCGTTTGTGGTCGAACAGCATCCGAACCACCCTGACTATCTCATTTGTGAGATGGAGACGTCACGTGGTTGTCCGTATCGATGTTCGTTCTGCACGGAACCGCTGTACGGAAACCCTTCGTTCCGCGAACCGGAATCCGTCATTGGGGAAGTCGAAGGCCTCTACGAGCGCGGTGCTCGACATTTCCGTCTCGGGCGGCAGGCGGACATTCTGGCCTACGGTGGCGATGGCGAGAAACCGAACCCCGCCGCGCTTCGAAAACTGTACGGCGGGATTCGTGACGTCGCACCCGACATCGGGACGCTCCATCTCGACAACATGAACCCCATCACCATCGTGGAGTGGCCCGAACTGTCCCGTGAGGGGATTCGCGTTATCGCCGAATACAACACCGCCGGGGACACCGCCGCATTCGGCCTCGAATCTGCCGACCCCGTCGTACAGGAGGAAAACAACCTGAACGTCACTGCCGAGGAGTGTTTCGAAGCGGTGAGAATCGTCAACGAGGAAGCGGGGTGGCGACCCGGGGAGGACGGCGAAAACGCCCCGACCTTCGGTTCCGAGGCCGAAACCCGTCTGCCGAAACTCCTCCCAGGAATCAATCTCCTGCATGGACTGAAAGGTGAGCGTCGGGAAACCTTCGACCACAATCGAGCGTTTCTTCAGCGAGTGTACGACGAGGGGTTGATGCTTCGCCGAGTGAACATCCGACAGGTCATGGCGTTCTCGGGCACCGAAATGAACGACGTCGGTGCGGACATCGCGAACGACCACAAGAAACTGTTCAAGCAGTACAAGCGAGCGGTCCGCGAGGAAATCGACAACCCGATGCTTCAGCGTGTCGCCCCGCCGGGAACCGTCCTCCCGAACGTTCATCTGGAGTACCATCAGGACGGGCGAACCTTCGGGAGACAGCTCGGAACCTATCCCCTGCTCGTCGGAATTCCGGGCGAGCGTGAACTCGGGCGAACCATCGACGTAGCGGTCGTTGACCACGGGTTCCGCTCCGTCACCGGCGTTCCGTATCCGCTCGACGTGAACAGCGCGACGATGGACGAACTCACCGCGATTCCCGGGCTCGGAAAACAGCGTGCCGGAAACGTCATCGTCAATCGGCCGTACGAGACGCCGGACGACCTCGCTGAGGCGGTCGATGTCGATTTGAGCAAGTTCGCACGGGCCGAAAAACCGGGACGTGCGGATTGA
- a CDS encoding TRAM domain-containing protein → MEISDKLLCLFSADVTLKGDEYVVSIPRREIDTGSVEPGETYRVALISRETETEPSENQSEETVTTSDNGGPTPVSSEPQPPVEGGEIRYVEVEDIGKQGDGIARVERGYVIIVPGAEIGERVKVEITEVKSNFAVGEIIEEEF, encoded by the coding sequence TTGGAAATCTCTGACAAACTCCTGTGTCTGTTCAGCGCTGATGTTACTCTGAAAGGCGACGAATACGTCGTCTCGATTCCACGACGCGAAATCGACACGGGTTCGGTCGAACCGGGAGAAACCTACCGTGTTGCGCTTATCTCGCGTGAAACGGAAACTGAACCGAGCGAAAACCAGAGCGAAGAGACGGTAACGACGAGCGACAATGGCGGTCCTACCCCCGTTTCGTCGGAACCACAGCCCCCCGTCGAGGGTGGTGAAATTCGCTATGTCGAAGTCGAGGATATCGGAAAACAGGGCGACGGAATTGCTCGCGTCGAACGTGGGTACGTTATCATCGTCCCGGGCGCGGAAATCGGCGAACGCGTGAAAGTCGAAATTACGGAAGTAAAATCGAACTTCGCCGTCGGCGAGATTATCGAAGAAGAGTTCTAA
- a CDS encoding YkgJ family cysteine cluster protein, whose amino-acid sequence MESLEAELERAKALDSADLADAIEDIGFECTRCGACCTSEADDPHTATVFPDEVRELADETEYDFRDVARPMPYGLTDGEGETFEWALQTDDCGDCRFYEEDGDGTGACSVHPDRPLICQTYPFSVELDGTSQPMGEAVDESGIVRAHECEGLGRDIDREHAEELADSLKERAVRELEEAIGVRDNYEPANPDSGDVVVHDSEGAKTPDGTEYEG is encoded by the coding sequence GTGGAGAGTCTCGAAGCCGAACTCGAACGCGCGAAAGCACTCGACAGCGCCGACCTCGCGGACGCGATCGAGGACATCGGATTCGAGTGTACGCGTTGTGGTGCCTGTTGTACCAGCGAGGCCGACGATCCCCACACCGCGACGGTGTTCCCCGACGAAGTCCGCGAACTAGCGGACGAAACGGAGTACGACTTCCGGGACGTGGCGCGGCCGATGCCCTACGGACTAACTGACGGCGAAGGTGAAACGTTCGAATGGGCACTCCAAACCGACGACTGCGGCGACTGCCGATTTTACGAGGAGGACGGCGACGGCACGGGTGCGTGTTCGGTACATCCCGACCGACCGCTTATCTGTCAGACCTACCCCTTCAGCGTCGAACTGGACGGAACCAGCCAGCCGATGGGTGAGGCAGTGGATGAATCCGGTATCGTCCGAGCACACGAGTGTGAGGGTCTCGGGCGAGATATCGACCGGGAACACGCCGAGGAACTCGCGGATTCGCTCAAGGAACGAGCAGTCCGTGAACTCGAAGAGGCAATCGGGGTGCGCGACAATTACGAACCCGCGAATCCCGATTCGGGCGACGTCGTCGTCCACGATTCCGAAGGTGCGAAAACCCCCGACGGAACAGAGTACGAGGGATAG
- a CDS encoding MBL fold metallo-hydrolase — protein MNLIPVPTDTVAPHGTTNAYVVGSVLVDPAGRTDELDRIVEQSDIEHVLVTHTHPDHVGAVAHYAEACDATVWARQGRETRFEAAAGVTPERTFRGGTKIDSLTVIETPGHAPDHVALERNGEILVGDLAIEEGSVMIAAGEGDLRAYLTSLRRLYARNPETLYPGHGPVIGQPRTTVRRLIEHRLRREKTVREAVAAGARTLEEITDSAYDKDISGVREFAERTVAAHLEKLAVEGDVRWDGERAVPQ, from the coding sequence ATGAACCTCATTCCAGTCCCGACTGACACGGTTGCTCCCCACGGAACCACGAACGCGTACGTGGTCGGTTCGGTGCTCGTTGACCCGGCGGGACGAACGGACGAACTCGACCGGATAGTCGAACAAAGCGACATCGAGCATGTCCTCGTGACTCACACGCATCCGGACCACGTCGGGGCAGTCGCTCACTACGCCGAAGCGTGCGATGCGACCGTTTGGGCGCGACAGGGCCGGGAAACACGATTCGAGGCCGCAGCGGGAGTTACGCCGGAGCGGACGTTCCGAGGGGGTACGAAAATCGATTCGCTGACCGTCATCGAAACCCCCGGGCACGCCCCCGACCACGTGGCGCTCGAAAGAAACGGGGAAATCCTCGTGGGGGACCTCGCCATCGAGGAAGGGAGCGTGATGATCGCCGCCGGAGAGGGCGACCTGCGGGCTTATCTCACCTCGCTCCGACGACTATATGCCCGAAATCCCGAAACGCTGTACCCGGGACACGGGCCAGTAATCGGCCAGCCGAGGACGACGGTTCGACGACTCATCGAGCATCGGCTCCGTCGCGAAAAGACCGTTCGGGAAGCCGTAGCAGCCGGCGCGAGAACGCTCGAAGAGATCACTGACTCGGCTTACGACAAGGACATCTCCGGCGTTCGGGAGTTCGCCGAGCGAACCGTCGCCGCTCATCTCGAAAAATTGGCGGTCGAGGGGGACGTTCGATGGGACGGCGAGCGCGCCGTGCCGCAATGA
- a CDS encoding MarR family transcriptional regulator: MSTTATKPAGDFRERLRELPPSAKLIAKVLETEEALTQGELADESLLPDRTVRYALTRLEEQDLVVSRHSFRDARKQVYLLND; this comes from the coding sequence ATGAGCACCACCGCGACCAAACCAGCAGGTGATTTCCGCGAACGATTGCGTGAACTCCCCCCGAGCGCGAAACTCATCGCGAAGGTACTGGAGACCGAGGAAGCGCTTACGCAGGGCGAACTCGCCGACGAATCGCTTCTCCCCGACCGAACCGTTCGCTACGCCCTGACCCGACTGGAAGAGCAGGACCTCGTCGTCTCGCGCCACAGTTTCCGCGATGCGCGAAAGCAGGTTTACCTTTTAAACGACTGA
- a CDS encoding PPOX class F420-dependent oxidoreductase — MESIPDDYHDLFERKTFANLATVMPDGTPQVTPVWVGYDGDHVLVNTAKGRQKERNIQRNPKVGLDMLDPDDPYRFVSVRGEVEEVTEDGAVEHINELTKRYMERDEYPNLGTEQGPRVIVRIRPDRVVTSG; from the coding sequence ATGGAATCGATTCCAGACGATTATCACGACCTATTCGAGCGAAAAACGTTCGCGAATCTCGCCACCGTAATGCCGGACGGGACGCCACAGGTAACGCCGGTGTGGGTCGGATACGACGGTGACCACGTTCTGGTGAATACGGCGAAGGGACGGCAGAAGGAGCGAAACATCCAGCGCAATCCGAAGGTCGGATTGGATATGCTTGACCCGGATGACCCGTACCGATTCGTCTCGGTTCGCGGCGAGGTGGAGGAAGTGACCGAAGACGGTGCGGTCGAACACATCAACGAACTCACCAAACGGTACATGGAGCGTGACGAATACCCGAATCTCGGTACGGAACAGGGTCCGCGTGTTATCGTTCGCATCCGCCCCGACCGCGTCGTGACCAGCGGCTAA
- a CDS encoding class I SAM-dependent methyltransferase has translation MKGQEWYQATEVAEEYDEKRFSRGGRLIDRREKEAVLNAIGPVEGKRVLEIACGTGRFTVMLAERGADIVGLDISSAMLQQGRHKARNAGVADHLEFMRGDAARLPFPDDYFDTVFAMRFFHLADTPASFLSEMRRVSKEQVFFDTFAGPSTRSLYNWLLPMGSRLYSLDDVEKLLAETGLSLVDSDHDWILPYGFYRKIPDVVAERIREMDTAIVESAVGDQLASVSYWNAQVK, from the coding sequence GTGAAGGGACAGGAATGGTATCAGGCTACGGAGGTGGCCGAGGAATACGACGAGAAGCGATTCTCCCGTGGCGGCAGACTCATCGACCGCCGTGAGAAGGAGGCAGTTCTCAACGCGATCGGGCCGGTCGAGGGGAAGCGCGTCCTCGAAATAGCCTGTGGAACTGGCAGATTCACCGTCATGCTCGCCGAACGAGGTGCCGATATCGTCGGCCTCGATATCTCATCCGCCATGCTCCAACAAGGCCGACACAAAGCACGAAATGCTGGCGTCGCCGACCACCTGGAGTTCATGCGCGGGGATGCAGCACGCCTCCCATTCCCCGACGACTATTTCGATACCGTATTCGCGATGCGGTTTTTCCACCTCGCGGACACGCCCGCTTCCTTCCTGAGCGAAATGCGGAGGGTCTCCAAGGAACAGGTCTTTTTCGATACGTTCGCCGGGCCGAGCACACGTAGTCTCTATAACTGGCTGTTACCGATGGGGTCGCGGCTGTACTCCCTCGACGACGTGGAAAAACTCCTCGCCGAAACCGGTCTTTCGCTGGTCGATTCGGACCATGATTGGATTCTCCCCTACGGATTTTATCGAAAGATTCCGGACGTCGTCGCGGAACGGATCCGGGAAATGGATACGGCCATCGTCGAGTCCGCGGTCGGTGATCAACTCGCGTCCGTTTCGTACTGGAATGCCCAAGTGAAATAG
- a CDS encoding glycosyltransferase family 2 protein, translating to MNLSVVVPTLNGKNPLSASLDALSRHAPDAEVVVVNGPSADGTTGMVCERDDVSALVEISDRNLNVARNAGIAEASGDAVAIIGQDAEIESSWYDGVEQAIATGADVVTGPVHRMVRAGMTTETVETRTIAGRDVTYFSGQNVVFTRDTIEAVDGFDENLNTGGARDCAHRLASLHRSVTWSPMVSIGRDEREDEGIERDWDVKYRSLAYRMTKNYGPRLTVFRRTIQDAVADARKTGRDVASGDAEPSVWASCGKRVCKGIAVGTKDGIAARLRDRNGSRNPAGLSSRADRAVERYDWRDA from the coding sequence ATGAACCTATCCGTGGTGGTTCCGACGCTCAACGGGAAAAACCCGCTGAGCGCAAGCCTCGATGCGCTCTCCCGGCATGCGCCGGACGCCGAGGTCGTCGTCGTCAACGGGCCATCCGCGGACGGAACGACCGGAATGGTGTGTGAACGCGATGACGTGAGCGCGCTCGTGGAAATCTCCGACCGAAACCTGAACGTCGCACGAAACGCCGGAATCGCCGAAGCCAGCGGTGACGCGGTCGCGATTATCGGCCAAGATGCCGAAATCGAGTCGTCGTGGTACGACGGCGTCGAGCAAGCGATCGCGACCGGCGCGGACGTAGTCACTGGGCCGGTTCACCGGATGGTTAGAGCTGGGATGACGACTGAAACGGTCGAAACGCGGACGATTGCAGGGCGGGACGTGACCTACTTTTCCGGTCAGAACGTCGTGTTCACCCGCGATACTATCGAAGCCGTCGATGGGTTCGACGAGAACCTGAACACTGGCGGCGCGCGTGACTGTGCCCACCGACTCGCCAGTCTCCATCGGTCAGTTACGTGGTCGCCGATGGTCAGTATCGGCCGGGACGAACGCGAGGACGAGGGGATCGAGCGTGATTGGGATGTCAAATATCGCTCGCTTGCGTACCGAATGACGAAAAACTACGGTCCGCGTCTGACGGTTTTCAGACGGACGATACAGGACGCAGTCGCCGACGCCAGAAAGACGGGACGAGACGTGGCGTCGGGTGACGCCGAACCGTCTGTTTGGGCGAGCTGTGGGAAACGTGTTTGTAAGGGTATCGCGGTCGGAACGAAAGACGGAATCGCCGCCCGTCTGCGTGACCGAAACGGTTCTCGAAACCCCGCCGGTCTTTCCTCCCGTGCGGACCGCGCCGTCGAGCGATACGATTGGCGGGACGCCTAA
- a CDS encoding amidohydrolase family protein — MLELEHRFRVVDVHSRLPVEEAVTARGRAISPEKLEREMHQAGVVSTVVFAGPQDGKSYLRANNAVARRSVERPFVTFARINGPRDPTGNATARLRNFGARRKDWHTSPEDIEQYAYDDRFHGFKLDPVQDGLPDESVLDRLEDGGLPVLVHAGEGFTPTDATETLLDRSFPVVLSHFGGYPLNRELMDEAIDLLDSSDDCYLDTSFVRYRDQMERAIMEHPDRVLFGSGAPNAHPNVAVMEILTLDVPEDAMRKVFTRNPSRVVEALSVD; from the coding sequence ATGTTGGAACTGGAGCACCGTTTTCGCGTCGTCGACGTTCATTCCCGTCTTCCCGTAGAAGAGGCGGTTACGGCACGGGGACGGGCCATCTCCCCCGAGAAGCTTGAGCGCGAGATGCATCAAGCGGGCGTCGTTTCGACCGTCGTTTTTGCCGGACCGCAGGACGGCAAAAGCTATCTCCGTGCAAACAATGCCGTCGCCCGACGAAGCGTCGAACGGCCTTTCGTCACCTTTGCACGAATCAACGGCCCGCGTGATCCGACCGGAAACGCTACGGCGCGACTGCGGAATTTCGGTGCCCGCCGGAAGGACTGGCACACCTCTCCCGAAGATATCGAACAGTACGCCTACGACGACCGATTCCATGGGTTCAAACTCGATCCAGTGCAAGATGGCCTGCCGGACGAGTCCGTTCTCGACCGACTGGAGGATGGCGGTCTCCCCGTCCTCGTCCATGCAGGCGAGGGGTTTACCCCGACCGACGCGACCGAAACCCTTCTGGACCGGTCGTTCCCCGTCGTGCTCTCGCATTTCGGCGGCTATCCGCTCAACCGCGAGTTGATGGACGAGGCGATCGACTTGCTCGATTCCTCCGATGACTGCTATCTGGACACGAGTTTCGTGCGTTACCGCGACCAGATGGAGCGCGCCATCATGGAACATCCCGACCGCGTGCTGTTCGGCAGCGGTGCCCCGAACGCCCATCCGAACGTCGCAGTGATGGAAATTTTGACCTTGGACGTACCCGAAGACGCTATGCGAAAGGTGTTTACGCGAAATCCGTCCCGTGTCGTCGAGGCACTTTCCGTGGATTGA